The window AGAATTGTCACCAATTTCCATAGCAACGGAATGGTATATCCTGTAGAACCCTTATTAGCTAAGCATATGAATGGCGAAAAATTGGTTGCATATAAAAACAAGCTCAGGAAACTCGGAGAACAAATTGGCCAATTATATAACTTGAATGCCATAGGAATCGACATTGGTTTAGATCGAGACTTTTTTCCCTGGATCATAGAGGTAAACATATGGCCAGATCCCTATGTATTTGATGAGCTAGAAGACAAAACTATGATCACAAGAATAATTGAGCTTCGTAACCACTGGAAGAAATAGATATTTAAACGGTGCAACTGCTAAAAAAGGACAATGAATAAAAATTATATAAGATTAACTGAAAGAGCAGGAAAAACAGCTGCTCTTTTTGAAATTAAATAAGATTCATTAAGTTAGATCGGGCTGGATACAGAAGTTATCGCATTCCTATACCGGGAGGACGATTATCTGATTTTTTAGTTTGGGTTGTGCTATGGAAGGATAATTTATTTAAAAATGTTTTATACTTTATAAGGTAATAGGAGTACTGATTAATAGAATATTTTTACAAACAGCCAGGCTTTTTGTATAATGAACGGGCAAAGAGATGTGCAAGCTTTCTTACTATACTGCCTTGCATAAACCTATAAAAAGAGGGGGGTCAATCGTATGGCACAACAATTAGATGAAACATTGCAAATGCTAAAAGCACTGACCGATGCAAAGGGCATCCCTGGCAATGAGAGGGAAGTCCGCGAGGTTATGAAAGAGTACATAGCTCCATATGCAGATGAAATTACAACAGATGGCCTTGGCAGCTTGATTGCCACAAAGACAGGCAAGGAAGGCGGACCGAAAATCATGGTAGCCGGCCATCTGGATGAAGTTGGCTTTATGGCTACACAAATCGATGAAAAGGGCTTTATTCGCTTCCAGCCTGTTGGCGGTTGGTGGGGCCAGGTCATGCTCGCCCAGCGTGTTACAATCGTTACCCGCAAAGGTGAGGTGACGGGTGTTATCGGGTCAAAGCCCCCTCATATCCTAACGGCCGAACAAAGGAAAAAGCCGGTCGAAATCAAGGATATGTTCATTGATATTGGCGCGACAAGCAGGGATGAGGCATCCGAGTGGGGAGTCCGCCCTGGTGATATGATCGTTCCTTACTTTGAATTCACTGTCATGAAAAACGAAAAGATGCTGCTTGCAAAAGCGTGGGATAATCGGATTGGCTGTGCGGTGGCCATTGATGTCCTGAAGCAGTTGAAGGATGTGGAGCATCCTAACGTGGTATATGGAGTTGGTACAATCCAGGAGGAAGTTGGCCTGCGCGGCGCAAGGACAGCAGCTGCTAAAATTGAGCCTGATATCGGCTTTGGCGTCGATGTCGGAATTGCCGGTGACACACCAGGGGTTACTGAGAAAGAAGCACTTGGAAAAATGGGTAAAGGCCCGCAAATCATCCTTTACGATGCATCAATGGTGTCCCATAAGGGGCTTCGCGATTTCATCACTGATACAGCGGATGAATTAGGCATTCCTTACCAATTTGATACTGTCCCTGGCGGCGGTACGGACGCGGGTGCCATTCATCTTTCTCATAAAGGCGTTCCGGCACTGGCGATTACAATTGCTACCAGATATATTCACTCTCATGCAGCGATGCTTCACCGTGATGATTATGAAAATACAGTCAAACTAATTGTTGAAGTTGTTAAGCGGCTTGACGCACAAACTGTTGAAAACATTAAGTTGGGTTAATAGGAAAGCTCCCTGGCAATTGCCGGGGAGCTTTTTTAAGGCGTTATAGATGAGCGTTCCTCACACTCATAGCCACTTAATTACTTACTTTTTGAGACCACCTTCAAGTGCCTCGAGCATTTCCTTTTTTTCATCTTCGGAAGAGTTATTCCAAATGATTTCAAAAAGCACGCCAAGGCCCGGAAGCATTTTTTCTTCACCATTTTGAATGGCATCGACAATGGTATCCTCAAGCTCCTGCTGGGTATTATTCGCAATATTATGGATGACAGCTGCACGTAAATTTAAATCCATGGTTTATCCCTCCTTTTTAATGTTCTTTACTATCTTTTTCTTTTCATGGTTTTAATATGTATTTGCAATAGGCTATAATTAGAAAATGAGTTTAGAGAAAGGCGGAAGAGAAAGTGAAGCACATCCAATCTGCCCAAAACCCACAGGTGAAACAATGGAAAAAACTTGCGATGAAAAAAGAGCGTGAGAGAACAGGCCTTTTTTTAGCAGAAGGGTTTCACTTGGTGGAGGAAGCACTTAAAGATTCAGGTACTGTAATTGAATTAATTATTGCGGATGAAACCGATATTCCCCATCGATTGGATTATAAGGATACCCCGGTTACAATCGTAACAAAGGAAATTTTCAAAAGCCTATCGGAAACCGAAACCCCCCAGGGAATTCTTGCTGTATGCAAGCAAGAATCCGTTAATGAAAGCTTGGCTGATGCTAATACGCTTCTATTACTGGATGCTGTCCAGGACCCGGGGAATCTTGGAACAATGATACGGACTGCAGATGCAGCCGGTATTGACGCGGTTATAGTAGGGTCAGGCAGTGTTGATATTTACAATCCAAAGGTACTTCGTTCTGCACAGGGAAGCCATTTCCACCTGCCAGTTTTAACAGGAAAGCTTGATGAGTGGATCCCGAAGCTGAAGGCGAAGGGCATTCCGGTATACGGAACAGCACTGGAGAACGCCCGGACATATACAGATGCAGCGCCAGGCAGCACATTTGCCCTGCTGGTCGGAAACGAAGGCAACGGTGTGTCCAAACACCTGCTGTCTATTACAGACGACAATTTGTATGTTCCAATCCATGGAAAAAGTGAGTCTCTAAATGTTGCGGTTGCAGCCGGGATTCTCCTTTATTCCTTGAAAAATTCAGCAAACGTTTGAATCGCTGCTGAATTTACGCTATAATAGCAACTAAATTCATAATCGAAAAACAATGACGGAGAAGAGCACCTTCATTAAACCGCCTTTAAAGGGAAAAAGTGCCGCGACTGAAAGCATTTTTAGGGCAGGGATGTGTGCGTTCACCTCCAGAGTTGACACCGGGACCATTTCTAAGGAATGTAAAGGTGTACCGGCTAAAATCCGTTATTTCAATGAAGTGAACACGAATGTGCATACATACGTTGTTAACAAGGGTGGTACCGCGATCACAAAGCCTCGTCCCTTTATTGGGAGGGGCTTTTTTTGTGTGGAAAAGAGGCGGTGCTGAGCTAACAGGAAGGCTATAAGATTAAAGCTATGGAAGTAAAATTCCCCTGGCTCTTAATATGATAGGAGCATTTGCTAATTGCTACATTATCCCATGCGGATAACAATCAATGGATTCTAAATAAGGAGGAAAATCACATGCAGGAAAGACTTGCAGAATTGCAAACTGAAGCACTTGAAAAAGTTGAACAGGCACAAAATTTGAAGGAATTAAATGATGTCCGTGTTGCTTATCTCGGAAAAAAGGGACCAATCACCGAGGTGCTGCGCGGGATGGGCAAGTTATCCGCTGAGGAACGGCCGAAAATGGGTGCGCTCGTCAATGAAGTAAGGGGAGCGATCGAGGAGGCTATTTCTAGTAAGCAGGTACAGCTTGAAGAAGCAGCCGTCAATGAGCGCCTTGCCTCCGAAACAATTGATGTAACCCTGCCTGGCCGTCCGGTCAAGACAGGCAGCCCTCATCCTCTTACAAAAATTATTGAAGAAATCGAAGACCTTTTCATCGGAATGGGCTACCAAATTGCTGAAGGGCCGGAAGTCGAAAAGGATTATTATAACTTTGAAGCCCTAAATCTGCCAAAAGGCCATCCGGCTCGTGATATGCAGGATTCATTTTACATAACCGAAGATATCCTCATGCGCACCCACACATCCCCTGTGCAGGCTAGGACGATGGAAAAGCAGGGTGGAGTAGGGCCGATCCGAATCATCTGCCCTGGCAAGGTGTATCGCCGTGATAACGATGATGCGACTCACTCACATCAATTCACCCAGGTTGAAGGGCTTGTTGTTGGTGAAAACATACGGATGAGCGACCTTAAGGGAACCCTTGCTGAGTTTTCTAAGAAAATGTTCGGTGAGGACAGGAAAATCAGGCTTCGCCCTAGCTTTTTCCCATTCACTGAGCCGTCAGTTGAAATGGACATTTCCTGTAAAATTTGCGGCGGTCATGGCTGCAGCGTCTGTAAGGGAACAGGCTGGATTGAAATTTTAGGCGCGGGCATGGTTCATCCGAACGTGCTTGAAATGGCTGGCTATGACTCTAAAAAATACACTGGTTTCGCTTTTGGAATGGGACCGGAGAGAATCGCAATGCTAAAGTACGGAATTGACGATATTCGCCATTTCTATACAAACGACATTCGTTTCCTAAAGCAGTTCTCAGAGCAGGAATAAATTTTTCAAGCCTCAAGAGGCAGTTAAGCTTCCAGCGGAGAGAATTGTTCCTATTGATTCCTAGTAACTATCAGCGAGTGTCGTACTGAGGAAGGTTTATTTTAAAAAGGAGGTCCTATAAATGTTTGTTTCATATAAATGGCTCCAGGATTATGTTGATTTATCTGGAGTGTCAGCTAGTGAGTTAGCTGAAAAAATTACAAAAAGCGGGATTGAAGTTGAAGGTGTAGAAACCCTTAATGAAGGAATCACCGGTGTCGTTATCGGGCATGTACTCCAGCGTGAACAGCATCCCAATGCTGATAAATTAAGCAAATGCCAAGTTGATATCGGGGAGGAAAACCCGGTTCAAATCATTTGCGGTGCTCCGAATGTGGCACAGGGTCAGAAAGTGGCTGTAGCTAAAACAGGTGCTGTTCTGCCAGGCAATTTTAAAATCAAGAAGGCGAAATTGCGCGGTGAGGAATCCAACGGAATGATTTGTTCACTTCAGGAGCTGGGAATGGAAGGGAAAATCGTCCCAAAAGAATACGCAGAGGGCATCTTCGTTTTCCCTGCTGACGCTGTACCTGGTGAAGACGCGATTGAGGCATTGAACAGGGATGACCAGGTTCTTGAATTGAGTCTGACACCCAATCGTGCAGATGCAATGAGCATGCTCGGTGTTGCCTACGAAGTGGCAGCCATTTTGGGCAGAGAGGTCAAGCTTCCTAAAACAAAGTTAAGTGAGTCAGATGAAAAAGCATCGGATTATATTAAAGTTTCTGTTGAAGCACCAGAAGATAATCCATTATATGCTGCAAAAGTAATTAAAAACGTTAAAATCGGCCCATCTCCGCTTTGGATGCAAACACGGTTGATGGCGGCTGGTATTCGACCGCACAACAATGTTGTCGACATTACCAACTACATCCTGCTTGAATATGGCCAGCCTCTTCATGCTTTTGATTATGACAGGCTCGGATCAAAGGAAATTCTTGTCCGACGTGCACATGTTGGTGAAAAAATTGTTACCCTTGATGATGCAGAAAGAACTCTCACACCTGACCATCTTGTTATTACAAATGGCACAGAGCCGGTTGCAATTGCTGGAGTAATGGGCGGAGCTAATTCAGAGGTAACCTCTGATACGACAACTGTCCTGCTTGAATCGGCTTATTTCACAGGAGGCACAATCCGCAAGGCTTCGAAAGACCATGGCCTGCGCAGTGAAGCAAGTTCCCGCTACGAAAAAGGAGTCGATCCTAACCGTGTGCGTGCTGCTGGTGAACGGGCTGCAGCATTAATGGCAGAATACGCTGAAGGTGTGGTTCTGGAAGGGTCAGTTGAAGCCGATACTTTAAGTATTGAACCTGCAGTTGTTACACTTAATACGGTAAAAATGAATTCCTTCCTTGGAATGGAATTGACAATAACCGATGTTACCGAAATTTTTGCGCGGTTAGGCTTTGAAACGACTGTAGAAGGAACTGACGTCACTGTAACTGTTCCAACTCGTCGAGGGGATATCACCATTCCTGAAGACTTGTACGAGGAAGTATCACGCCTATATGGCTATGACAACATCCCGCAAACCTTGCCTTCCGGCGAACAGCTGGCAGGAATGTTATCTCCATACCAGGCTAAGCGCAGGGTGGTCAGGAATTACCTTGAAGGCGCTGGTCTATATCAGGCGATAACTTATTCGTTAACAAGTGAAGAAAAAGTTTCCCAATTTGCTCTTGAAAAAACAGAACCAATCAAGCTTGCCATGCCGATGAGTGAAGAACGCAGCCAGCTTCGGTTAAGCATCCTTCCACAATTGCTTGAAGTGCTGAAATACAACGGTGCCCGGCAGGCAGACAGCCTTGCAGTCTATGAAGTAGGCGCAGTATTCCTTTCAAAAGGCGAAGAGCTGCCTGCCGAAGAGGAGCATCTTGCTGCGGCAATAACTGGCCTATGGCATTCACATCCATGGCAGGGAGAGAAGAAACCTGTTGATTTCTTTGTTCTAAAAGGCGTGGTTGAAGGCCTTACTGAAAAGCTCGGTCTTGCAGAACGAGTCACCTACGCGGCTGTTCAGCTGGATAACATGCATCCTGGCCGTACCGCTGAAATCCTGTTGGATGGAGTAAGAATCGGTTTTGTTGGCCAAGTTCATCCTACTTTGCAAAATGAACTGGATTTAAAGGATACGTATGTACTTGAACTTAAGCTCGAAGCATTGCTTGAGGCGGATAAAGAACCACTGCACTACGAACCAATCCCACGTTTCCCTTCCATCACGAGGGATATTGCACTTGTCGTTGATACGGCAGCTGCGGCTGGAGACCTACGCAGTATTATCCTTGAGAGCGGGACACCTCTTCTTAAAGAGGCTGATGTGTTTGACCTTTATGAAGGCGAGCACATGGAAGCGGGCAAAAAGTCAATTGCGTTCTCTTTGAAGTACTTTAACCCTGAGCGGACCCTTACGGATGAAGAGGTAACGAAGGTCCATAACAAGGTGTTAAGGGCATTGGAAGAAAAAGCAGGGGCAGTCCTGAGAGCTTAATGCATGAAAATACAAAAGAGTTGGGAGTTCATCTCCCAACTCTTTTTGCTTGAGGAAATTGGGGATTCTAATTGCCCCCAATTATACTGAAATAGTATCGAATAATGTACTGTTTAATGCCAAAACACTAGTGGTTGCTTCTTCTTTTCGCGACTAGATTCTTGGCTTTTTGAGTATTGGCAAAGTGAAGCTTCACAAATTTCGGAAGAGCCTGCTGCCCTTTTGTCAATATTAGCTTTGCGGCGGCTTCATCTACTTTTGGTCCGGCGCCTTTTGGTATTAGAAACCCTGCTTCCGCTGAAAGATTTTCAAAGTGCCGGATAAATGCATAACGCGCAAGAATCGACGCTGCTGCAACGGATAAGTGCAACCCTTCAGCCTTAGTACTGAAAAAGACCTTGTCGCGGATAATTGCCTTCTGGCCTTTCAAATGGTTGTAATAAATCCCGGCCTCAGCAAATTGGTCAATTAAAATAGCATCTGGCATTTCAGGAGCAATTTTTTTAAGGACATGTCCGATTGCCTGGTTATGTAGGAGCGCCTTCAATTTGCCTTGAGACATACCTGACTGCTGCATCTCATTGTACTTTTCGTTATGGAGAGTCAGCAGGCTATAGGGAATCACATCTTTTATGTCCTTGGCGATTGCAATAATTCTCTCATCATTTAAGTCCTTGGAATCACGGACACCAAGTTCCTTAAGAAGCGGCAGATCCTGTTTCCGGGCATAGGCGGCGACAACAGTAATCGGCCCAAAGTAGTCGCCGGTACCTACTTCATCTGAACCGATTACTGATAAGAGGTTGAAGCCAGCAGGCAGGTGTGAACCGGGAGCCGGCTTTTTTACAGTAGTTTTTTTTGAGCCTGCGGCACTTGGGCTCGAAGCGGGATTTCCCCATTGAGCGGCTTCGTTTTCAGCGCCTGAACCCTGAAATAGTACTTTCCCTGATTTATAGGCAGTGACCATACAGGAAGGAGTTTTGGCTGCGAAAACACTGCCCTGCGGCAGCTTCTCTATAATAAAACGGGAATAGTGCTCCCTCAATTTATGGATTTGCTCAGGTGTTACGGTAATGACGGCAGTTCCCAAAACAGTGCACTCCTTTATGGTTTGTTGTCAGCTTATTGTAGCATACTTTTTACCAGTATTATCAGGCTTTGCGGCTCTCAATCCTTGAGGTGAGGGAAAAACAAGACTTAGGGAAATTTATATTCTAGATTATCGTTTTAGTGGATTAATCGATGGTCAGGTGGAGGAGATTAATCCACGAAAAAAGTGTAATAGATTAGTACAAAAAAATAGCGCAATATGACAAAATCCATGCTTGAAGCTGGGAAATAGTCGGTTACACTTTTCCAGAAAAGCGGGTTCTGGTATTATAGGGATTAGGATTCTTTGAATGGAGGCAGTTATGTGTCAAATGTAAATAAAAATAGGACAACGGTCGATATATTTGGCCAGCAATATGTCATAATCGGTCCGGAAAGCTCAAGCCATGTCAGGCTGGTGGCATCACTGGTCGATGACAAAATGCGGGAAATCAGTTCCAAGAATCCTTCGTTAGATGTGAATAAACTGGCTGTTCTGACCGCGGTTAATGCTGTAAATGATTTTATTAAAATTAGAGACGAGCTGGAAAAGCTGAAATCAGAAACGGGAAGGGATAAGGGTTAAAGGGGAATGCTGGATTTAGCTATAATTCTTTTATTCATTATGGGTTTTTTTATCGGCCTAAAACGGGGTTTCATTCTGCAATTTATTCATTTAATTGGATTTATCGTTGCATACATAGTTGCTTATAAGTATTATGATATCCTCGCGCCAAGGCTAAAGCTATGGGTTCCATATCCGTCACTTGGTGAAACATCGCCACTTTCTGTTTTGACATCAGCAACAGGGGCGGAAGATGCTTTCTACCGGGCATTTGCATTCATCGCTATATTCATCGCAGTAAAGGTGCTGATTCAGATCATCGGGGCGATGCTCGATTTTCTTGCCCACCTGCCAATTATAAAACATTTGAATATTTGGGCAGGGGGAGCACTTGGCTTCCTGGAAGTTTACTTGATTTTGTTTTTATTATTGTATATCGGGGCGCTTGTTCCGATGGGCTTCATTCAGGAGGCTATGAAGGATTCTGTCCTGGCTGAAGGTATGATCAAACACACTCCAGTTCTTTCACAGCAGCTCAAGGAATGGTGGATTGACAATATCGCTGCTTGAACTTCTCTGACAGCAGAGGAGTTTTTCTTTTCTGTTTAAAATTTTTTTAGTACAGCTCTGGGGACCGCTCTTGCGGTTTCTCGTTTTATTGGAACTTTTCGCTTGCTTAAACGTAATGAAGGGATGGTGGGTACTAACAATGGAAAAAAATAAAAAAGATGTAATTGGACTGCTTGAGACCATTGCTGTTTATATGGAACTTAAAGGGGAAAATCCGTTTAAAGTATCGGCTTTCAGAAAAGCAGCCTTTGCTTTGGAAACCGATAATCGCAGCCTTTCCGGAATTACTGATTTTACAGCTATATCCGGTATAGGCAAAGGGACTGCTGCGGTAATAGAAGAATTTATCCAGGAAGGCAGCTCCTCCGTTCTTAAGGAACTGCAGGAAGAAGTCCCTGCAGGGTTAGTTCCGCTATTAAAGCTTCCAGGCCTAGGCGGGAAAAAACTCGCCAAGCTCCATGATCTTCTTGGGATCGAGGATATCGCAGATCTGGAAGAAGCATGCCGGCTGCATAAAATTTCGGAATTACCGGGATTCGGGAAAAAATCCGAAGAGAAAATCCTGGCTGCCATCGAAAAAGCGGGCGAACGTCCAGAACGTCTTCCGCTAGCTTACATGCTGCCAATTGCAGCGAAAATTGAAATGCAACTATCTGAAATGAACGATATTGAAAAGTTTTCAAGAGCCGGAAGTATTCGCCGATGGGCTGAAACAGTCAAGGACCTTGACTTCATCATTGCCACAAGCAACCCGGAATCGGTAAGGCAACAGCTGCTGGGACTTCCGGATATAAAGGAAATTATCGGTGCAGGTGATACTAAGGTCTCGATCACCTTTGGGTTCGACTATGATATTTCGGCCGATTTCCGGCTTGTTTCAAGTGATGAATATGCGACTGCCCTCCACCATTTTACCGGTTCAAAGGACCACAATGTTCGAATGAGGCAGCTTGCTAAGGAACGCGGGGAAAAGATCAGCGAGTATGGGGTTGAATCAGAGGCGGGTGTAAAGACTTTTAATACAGAGGAAGAGTTTTACGCCCATTTCGGCTTGCCTTTCTTTCCTCCTGAAATTCGCGAAGATGGCACTGAAGTGGAGAAATACACACCGGAGTTCGGACTGGTTGGCATTGAACAAATCCAGGGCGATCTTCATATGCACTCAACATGGAGTGATGGAGCCCACACAATTGAAGAGATGGCTGAAGCGTGCAGGGCAATGGGGTATAGCTATATCGCCATTACCGACCACTCACAATTTTTAAAGGTGGCCAATGGACTGACTCCGGAACGACTTCGGGAGCAGAACGAAGAAATACGCCGCTTAAATGCCAAATATAATGATTTTAAAATTCTCTCCGGAGTTGAGATGGATATCCTGCCGGACGGCACTCTGGATTATGACGACGAATTGCTTGGGGAACTTGATATCGTTATCGCATCAATTCATTCCGCCTTTTCACAGCCTCGTGAAAAAATCATGGCAAGGCTGAGAACGGCACTTGAGAATCCACATGTCGATATCATTGCCCATCCTACTGGAAGGCTGATTGGACGCAGGGCTGGGTATGATGTTGATATCGACATGCTGCTGAACTTGGCAAAGGAAACAAATACGGCACTGGAGCTGAATGCAAATCCGCATCGGCTTGACCTTTCTTACGAATACTTGAAGAAAGCCCAGGAAATTGGCGTAAAGATTGCAATTAATACAGATGCCCACAAAGTAGGGATGTTGAACCATATGCAAATCGGAGTTGCCGCCGCCAGGAAAGGCTGGATTAAAGGCAGTTCAGTCCTGAATACGTATACTTTGGACGAACTGCTTCAATTTTTGCATCACCGTAATTGATAAATTAAGCTGCCACTGTATTCACAAAAACAGCAGCATACAGATAAAGGAGAGCTTCTCCATGCAGGAAAGAACAATGAAAGTCCTTGAGTTTTTCAAGGTCAGGGAACAGCTATCAGATTTTGCTTCATCCCCGCTAGGGCGGGATAAGCTTTCAAGGCTCGTTCCTTCAACGGACTATCACGAAGTTGAGCGTCTGCAGGAAGAAACGGATGAGGCGACGACGGCATTAAGGCTTAAGGGAAATGTGCCGCTTTCTGGCATTCATGATATCAGGGCACATATAAAACGATCTGTTATTGGCGGAACTTTAAGTCCAATGGAACTAGTCCAGGTTGCAAGTTCAGTACATGCCAGCAGGCAAATCAAACGCTTTATAGAAAACCTGGATGATGAAAATAGCAAGGTCCCGCACCTGGTAGGCTATACAAGCAGGATTGTTCCGCTTGCGAATCTTGAGCAGGCTATCAAAATGGCAATCGAAGAAAGCGGAGAAGTCCTTGATACAGCCAGTGAAACACTGAGGGCACTCCGCCAGCAGCTACGGTCGAATCAAGCAAGGGTTAGGGAAAAGCTTGAAAGCATGATCCGCTCATCAAATGCACAAAAAATGCTTTCCGATGCCATCATCACAATCCGAAATGACAGATTCGTGATCCCGGTAAAGCAGGAATACCGGGCCCATTATGGCGGCATTATCCATGATCAAAGTTCATCCGGACAAACCCTGTTCATTGAGCCGCAAGTGGTCGTCCAACTCAATAATCAAGTGCAGGACATCAGGGTAAAGGAATCACTTGAGATTGAAAGAATCCTTGCCGAACTTTCTGCAATGGTTGCTGATCATAGCTTGGAGTTAGAAGAGATAACCGAGGTGCTCGGCGAGCTTGATTTTATTTTTGCAAAAGCACGTTATGGCCGTTCGATAAAAGGCTCCAAACCAAGGATGAACAATGAAGGCAGAATTGCACTTTATAAGGCTCGCCATCCCTTAATTCCTGTTGATGTGGTCGTGCCGAATGATATCGTGCTTGGGAAGGATTTCACGACGATTGTCATTACAGGGCCAAATACAGGAGGAAAGACGGTAACATTGAAAACGGTCGGTCTATGTACGCTAATGGCTCAGTCCGGTTTGCAGATTCCTGCACTTGACGG is drawn from Bacillus sp. FJAT-18017 and contains these coding sequences:
- a CDS encoding M42 family metallopeptidase; the protein is MAQQLDETLQMLKALTDAKGIPGNEREVREVMKEYIAPYADEITTDGLGSLIATKTGKEGGPKIMVAGHLDEVGFMATQIDEKGFIRFQPVGGWWGQVMLAQRVTIVTRKGEVTGVIGSKPPHILTAEQRKKPVEIKDMFIDIGATSRDEASEWGVRPGDMIVPYFEFTVMKNEKMLLAKAWDNRIGCAVAIDVLKQLKDVEHPNVVYGVGTIQEEVGLRGARTAAAKIEPDIGFGVDVGIAGDTPGVTEKEALGKMGKGPQIILYDASMVSHKGLRDFITDTADELGIPYQFDTVPGGGTDAGAIHLSHKGVPALAITIATRYIHSHAAMLHRDDYENTVKLIVEVVKRLDAQTVENIKLG
- the sspI gene encoding small acid-soluble spore protein SspI produces the protein MDLNLRAAVIHNIANNTQQELEDTIVDAIQNGEEKMLPGLGVLFEIIWNNSSEDEKKEMLEALEGGLKK
- a CDS encoding TrmH family RNA methyltransferase, whose product is MKHIQSAQNPQVKQWKKLAMKKERERTGLFLAEGFHLVEEALKDSGTVIELIIADETDIPHRLDYKDTPVTIVTKEIFKSLSETETPQGILAVCKQESVNESLADANTLLLLDAVQDPGNLGTMIRTADAAGIDAVIVGSGSVDIYNPKVLRSAQGSHFHLPVLTGKLDEWIPKLKAKGIPVYGTALENARTYTDAAPGSTFALLVGNEGNGVSKHLLSITDDNLYVPIHGKSESLNVAVAAGILLYSLKNSANV
- the pheS gene encoding phenylalanine--tRNA ligase subunit alpha, with the protein product MQERLAELQTEALEKVEQAQNLKELNDVRVAYLGKKGPITEVLRGMGKLSAEERPKMGALVNEVRGAIEEAISSKQVQLEEAAVNERLASETIDVTLPGRPVKTGSPHPLTKIIEEIEDLFIGMGYQIAEGPEVEKDYYNFEALNLPKGHPARDMQDSFYITEDILMRTHTSPVQARTMEKQGGVGPIRIICPGKVYRRDNDDATHSHQFTQVEGLVVGENIRMSDLKGTLAEFSKKMFGEDRKIRLRPSFFPFTEPSVEMDISCKICGGHGCSVCKGTGWIEILGAGMVHPNVLEMAGYDSKKYTGFAFGMGPERIAMLKYGIDDIRHFYTNDIRFLKQFSEQE
- the pheT gene encoding phenylalanine--tRNA ligase subunit beta; this encodes MFVSYKWLQDYVDLSGVSASELAEKITKSGIEVEGVETLNEGITGVVIGHVLQREQHPNADKLSKCQVDIGEENPVQIICGAPNVAQGQKVAVAKTGAVLPGNFKIKKAKLRGEESNGMICSLQELGMEGKIVPKEYAEGIFVFPADAVPGEDAIEALNRDDQVLELSLTPNRADAMSMLGVAYEVAAILGREVKLPKTKLSESDEKASDYIKVSVEAPEDNPLYAAKVIKNVKIGPSPLWMQTRLMAAGIRPHNNVVDITNYILLEYGQPLHAFDYDRLGSKEILVRRAHVGEKIVTLDDAERTLTPDHLVITNGTEPVAIAGVMGGANSEVTSDTTTVLLESAYFTGGTIRKASKDHGLRSEASSRYEKGVDPNRVRAAGERAAALMAEYAEGVVLEGSVEADTLSIEPAVVTLNTVKMNSFLGMELTITDVTEIFARLGFETTVEGTDVTVTVPTRRGDITIPEDLYEEVSRLYGYDNIPQTLPSGEQLAGMLSPYQAKRRVVRNYLEGAGLYQAITYSLTSEEKVSQFALEKTEPIKLAMPMSEERSQLRLSILPQLLEVLKYNGARQADSLAVYEVGAVFLSKGEELPAEEEHLAAAITGLWHSHPWQGEKKPVDFFVLKGVVEGLTEKLGLAERVTYAAVQLDNMHPGRTAEILLDGVRIGFVGQVHPTLQNELDLKDTYVLELKLEALLEADKEPLHYEPIPRFPSITRDIALVVDTAAAAGDLRSIILESGTPLLKEADVFDLYEGEHMEAGKKSIAFSLKYFNPERTLTDEEVTKVHNKVLRALEEKAGAVLRA
- the rnhC gene encoding ribonuclease HIII; the encoded protein is MGTAVITVTPEQIHKLREHYSRFIIEKLPQGSVFAAKTPSCMVTAYKSGKVLFQGSGAENEAAQWGNPASSPSAAGSKKTTVKKPAPGSHLPAGFNLLSVIGSDEVGTGDYFGPITVVAAYARKQDLPLLKELGVRDSKDLNDERIIAIAKDIKDVIPYSLLTLHNEKYNEMQQSGMSQGKLKALLHNQAIGHVLKKIAPEMPDAILIDQFAEAGIYYNHLKGQKAIIRDKVFFSTKAEGLHLSVAAASILARYAFIRHFENLSAEAGFLIPKGAGPKVDEAAAKLILTKGQQALPKFVKLHFANTQKAKNLVAKRRSNH
- the zapA gene encoding cell division protein ZapA gives rise to the protein MSNVNKNRTTVDIFGQQYVIIGPESSSHVRLVASLVDDKMREISSKNPSLDVNKLAVLTAVNAVNDFIKIRDELEKLKSETGRDKG
- a CDS encoding CvpA family protein; this encodes MLDLAIILLFIMGFFIGLKRGFILQFIHLIGFIVAYIVAYKYYDILAPRLKLWVPYPSLGETSPLSVLTSATGAEDAFYRAFAFIAIFIAVKVLIQIIGAMLDFLAHLPIIKHLNIWAGGALGFLEVYLILFLLLYIGALVPMGFIQEAMKDSVLAEGMIKHTPVLSQQLKEWWIDNIAA
- the polX gene encoding DNA polymerase/3'-5' exonuclease PolX, producing the protein MEKNKKDVIGLLETIAVYMELKGENPFKVSAFRKAAFALETDNRSLSGITDFTAISGIGKGTAAVIEEFIQEGSSSVLKELQEEVPAGLVPLLKLPGLGGKKLAKLHDLLGIEDIADLEEACRLHKISELPGFGKKSEEKILAAIEKAGERPERLPLAYMLPIAAKIEMQLSEMNDIEKFSRAGSIRRWAETVKDLDFIIATSNPESVRQQLLGLPDIKEIIGAGDTKVSITFGFDYDISADFRLVSSDEYATALHHFTGSKDHNVRMRQLAKERGEKISEYGVESEAGVKTFNTEEEFYAHFGLPFFPPEIREDGTEVEKYTPEFGLVGIEQIQGDLHMHSTWSDGAHTIEEMAEACRAMGYSYIAITDHSQFLKVANGLTPERLREQNEEIRRLNAKYNDFKILSGVEMDILPDGTLDYDDELLGELDIVIASIHSAFSQPREKIMARLRTALENPHVDIIAHPTGRLIGRRAGYDVDIDMLLNLAKETNTALELNANPHRLDLSYEYLKKAQEIGVKIAINTDAHKVGMLNHMQIGVAAARKGWIKGSSVLNTYTLDELLQFLHHRN